In the genome of candidate division Zixibacteria bacterium HGW-Zixibacteria-1, the window AATTGAACCGCGACAATGCTCATTTCATATATGACAGGAATGGCTGGTTGTTGAATTGTTTTGCCTCGACCGATCATTTCTGGCGCCTGCCGGTAACGCTCGACGAGATTTCACCGCAGCTTATCAAGACGGTGCTTGCATCGGAAGACCGGTGGTTCTATTATCATCCCGGTTTCAATCCGGTGGCGCTGGTCCAGGCGGCTATCGAGAATCTCAGGGCCGGGAAAGTGGTGCGAGGGGGGTCAACCATTACCATGCAGATCGCGCGCATGATGGAACCGAAAGATCGCACGATCAGAAGCAAACTGATCGAGCTATTTCGCGCTGTTCAACTTGAGATGCATTATTCCAAAGACGAGTTGCTCAATATATATTTCAACCTGGTGCCGTACGGCGGGAATATCGAGGGTGTCGGCGCCGCGGCTTATTTCTATTTCGGAAAATCGCCGCGGCAACTGTCATGGTCGGAGGCAGCCGTCCTGACCGCCATACCCTCATCGCCGAATCAGTACCGTCCCGATCTGTCGCAGTCGGGATGTCTCGCCCGGCGTGATGTCATACTCGGACTTTTGAAAATACGCGGCATTATTGATGAAACTGAATATACGGCTTCGATAATCGAAGAGATACCGGCACAGCGTTACGACCGCCCCTTTATTGCGCCGCAGTTCAGCCAGACGATGGTTTCGCAATATCCCACGACAGCCGCCATCAGGACATCCATCGATTTCGCGACGCAAGCCATGTGCGAAAGGCTGGCGTGGGGGAATTATCAATCTTTGATCGATAAGAATATTCACAATCTGTCGGTGGTGGTGCTGGATAACAAATCGGGCGAGTTGCTGGCTCTGGTCGGCTCGCCCGATTTCGAAGACTTCAAACACAGCGGGCAGATCAATGGCGCCATTGCGACGCGATCGCCCGGCTCGGCGCTCAAGCCCTTTGTCTATGCGCTCGGTTTCGAAAACGGGCTGATTACGCCGTCATCAAGAGTCGATGACATTCCCATCAACATCAACGGTTACTCCCCCGACAATTATGACGAGCAGTTCCGGGGCATCGTGACAACCCGCGGGGCGCTGGTTATGTCGCTCAATATTCCCGCCGTCAATATGGAACAAACGGTCGGACTGGAGCAGTTTTATGAGTTCCTGAAGGTCGGCGGTATCTCAACACTGTACCGCAAATATGATGAGTACGGTCTGCCGCTGGTGCTGGGCGCTTGCGAGGTGTCGTTGCTTGAACTGGGCAATTTCTATTCGACATTGGCGCGCGGTGGGATGTACAAGCCGGTCAGGCAAATTAAAGACATCGATAGCGCGGATGGGCGTCGAATTCTTTCTGAAGAAACCTCTTATATTATTTCGGATATTCTTTCCAATTTGCGGCGTCCGGAACTGACGACCTCATGGATGGACACCAAAGATCATGCCGTCATTGCCTGGAAAACCGGCACGTCCTATGGCCGCAAGGACGCCTGGGCTATCGGCTACAATCCGCAGTTCACCATCGGGGTCTGGGCGGGGAATTTCTCCGGCGAGGGGTC includes:
- the pbpC gene encoding penicillin-binding protein 1C: MTLSAKILSKHLIRISAPLLILILAFVLMDWLIWPIPATKLNRDNAHFIYDRNGWLLNCFASTDHFWRLPVTLDEISPQLIKTVLASEDRWFYYHPGFNPVALVQAAIENLRAGKVVRGGSTITMQIARMMEPKDRTIRSKLIELFRAVQLEMHYSKDELLNIYFNLVPYGGNIEGVGAAAYFYFGKSPRQLSWSEAAVLTAIPSSPNQYRPDLSQSGCLARRDVILGLLKIRGIIDETEYTASIIEEIPAQRYDRPFIAPQFSQTMVSQYPTTAAIRTSIDFATQAMCERLAWGNYQSLIDKNIHNLSVVVLDNKSGELLALVGSPDFEDFKHSGQINGAIATRSPGSALKPFVYALGFENGLITPSSRVDDIPININGYSPDNYDEQFRGIVTTRGALVMSLNIPAVNMEQTVGLEQFYEFLKVGGISTLYRKYDEYGLPLVLGACEVSLLELGNFYSTLARGGMYKPVRQIKDIDSADGRRILSEETSYIISDILSNLRRPELTTSWMDTKDHAVIAWKTGTSYGRKDAWAIGYNPQFTIGVWAGNFSGEGSPYLVGVQAASPLMLAIFNEITKGHELTWFDKPDRVEWRDVCTVSGMPPGEHCPSTVKDFYIKGVSPIEPCDVHKQIFVDHDRGHMLCRGCMYRSAHIDTTIVEQWPARLSDWLIKQGLVQPLPEHNRYCLGPAADDAPVIVSPEPDGFYELRASAPAEYQKILFKASVSLESGKVHWFLDDRLYASADIGQSVFYPPERGVHKLMCVDALGRSSKVVFEVR